The Perca fluviatilis chromosome 24, GENO_Pfluv_1.0, whole genome shotgun sequence genome has a window encoding:
- the LOC120554190 gene encoding zinc finger protein 513-like isoform X1 produces MPRRKQSNPQPVKLELEDGAVVCEPGCLVLESDFLLSGELEFGDSEIMGLDRESGMTVFSLSVEDDPSAPTDSTFPAFLSCKGCGQLLGDSPLGAGLDLGVGLDLGAELYCLTCEEGLQHEASVDSSQVEEADRTISGDSDRKRRSAGKTDGAGDIPSKLFSCSLCPFTSRYSNHLKRHMRTHDGEKPYRCPVCPYASAQLVNLQRHARTHTGEKPYRCHHCSYACSSLGNLRRHQRMHTQERPQRREKEKRRGRRKKANAETEEVVSDLTLRVSQDSGYLQTLGGLGSPSAPLPVLLFPLCCRMCGLTLEEADLEGDKAEGEVEGDGGQVCRRCSLDLLSKDGCGSPCSPAVSRGPRRGQRGTKLYRCPDCPFLSHYPNHLARHAHTHSEEKPHRCPHCPYTSSHLDNLKRHLRVHTGEKPYQCPSCSYACGNLANLRRHERIHSGAKPFHCGVCGYSCNQSMNLKRHMLRHTGEKPYACAECDYTTGHWDNYKRHQRKHGHNTDSWDKHAPINGLSWGKDTQESQSQGQEQC; encoded by the exons ATGCCGCGGAGAAAACAATCCAACCCCCAGCCGGTGAAGT TGGAGTTGGAGGACGGGGCGGTGGTGTGTGAGCCTGGCTGCCTGGTTCTGGAGAGCGACTTCCTGCTGAGCGGAGAGCTGGAGTTTGGAGACTCCGAGATCATGGGGCTGGATAGAGAGTCcg GTATGACGGTCTTCTCTCTGAGTGTGGAGGACGATCCTTCAGCACCAACAGACTCCACCTTCCCAGCTTTCCTCTCCTGTAAAGGATGTGGTCAACTTCTGGGAGACTCTCCTCTGGGAGCAGGTTTAGATCTAG GTGTGGGCCTGGACCTGGGGGCGGAGCTGTATTGTCTGACCTGTGAGGAAGGCCTCCAGCATGAAGCGTCAGTCGACTCCTCTCAGGTGGAGGAGGCCGACAGAACCATCAGCGGTGACTCCGACAGGAAGAGGAGAAGCGCAGGTAAGACAGACGGGGCAGGTGACATCCCTTCTAAGCTGTTCTCGTGCTCGCTGTGCCCCTTCACCTCGCGCTACTCCAACCACCTGAAGCGCCACATGAGGACCCACGACGGCGAGAAGCCGTACCGCTGCCCCGTCTGCCCCTACGCCTCGGCCCAGCTGGTCAACCTGCAGCGCCACGCCCGCACCCACACCGGGGAGAAGCCGTACCGCTGCCACCACTGCAGCTACGCCTGCAGCTCCCTCGGCAACCTGCGGAGGCACCAGCGCATGCACACGCAGGAGAGACcacagaggagggagaaggagaaacGACGAGGGAGGAGGAAAAAGGCAAACGCTGAAACTGAAGAAG TAGTGTCAGACCTGACCCTGCGAGTGTCCCAGGACTCAGGGTACCTCCAGACGTTGGGGGGCCTCGGCTCTCCCTCCGCCCCGCTCCCCGTCCTGCTCTTCCCCCTGTGCTGCCGGATGTGTGGCCTCACGCTGGAGGAGGCCGACCTGGAGGGGGACAAGGCCgagggggaggtggagggcGACGGAGGGCAG GTGTGTCGTCGTTGCTCGTTGGACCTGCTGTCCAAAGATGGCTGCGGGTCTCCCTGCAGCCCGGCCGTGTCTCGGGGACCCCGGCGGGGTCAGCGTGGTACCAAGCTGTACCGCTGCCCTGACTGCCCCTTCCTGTCCCACTACCCAAACCACCTGgcccgccacgcccacacccaCTCGGAGGAGAAACCACACCGCTGCCCGCACTGCCCCTACACCTCCTCGCACCTCGACAACCTCAAACGCCACCTGCGCGTGCACACGGGGGAGAAGCCCTACCAGTGCCCGTCGTGCAGCTACGCCTGCGGAAACCTTGCCAACCTGCGGCGACACGAGCGCATCCACTCGGGCGCCAAGCCGTTCCACTGCGGCGTCTGCGGCTACTCCTGCAACCAGAGCATGAACCTGAAGAGGCACATGCTGCGGCACACGGGAGAGAAGCCGTACGCCTGCGCCGAGTGCGACTACACCACGGGCCACTGGGACAACTACAAACGCCACCAGAGGAAACACGGGCACAACACGGACAGCTGGGACAAACACGCACCCATCAACGGCCTCAGCTGGGGCAAAGACACTCAGGAGAGCCAGAGTCAGGGACAGGAAcaatgttag
- the LOC120554190 gene encoding zinc finger protein 513-like isoform X2: MPRRKQSNPQPVKLELEDGAVVCEPGCLVLESDFLLSGELEFGDSEIMGLDRESGMTVFSLSVEDDPSAPTDSTFPAFLSCKGCGQLLGDSPLGAGLDLGVGLDLGAELYCLTCEEGLQHEASVDSSQVEEADRTISGDSDRKRRSAGKTDGAGDIPSKLFSCSLCPFTSRYSNHLKRHMRTHDGEKPYRCPVCPYASAQLVNLQRHARTHTGEKPYRCHHCSYACSSLGNLRRHQRMHTQERPQRREKEKRRGRRKKANAETEEVVSDLTLRVSQDSGYLQTLGGLGSPSAPLPVLLFPLCCRMCGLTLEEADLEGDKAEGEVEGDGGQVCRRCSLDLLSKDGCGSPCSPAVSRGPRRGQRGTKLYRCPDCPFLSHYPNHLARHAHTHSEEKPHRCPHCPYTSSHLDNLKRHLRVHTGEKPYQCPSCSYACGNLANLRRHERIHSGAKPFHCGVCGYSCNQSMNLKRHMLRHTGEKPYACAECDYTTGHWDNYKRHQRKHGHNTDSWDKHAPINGLSWGKDTQESQSQGQEQ, translated from the exons ATGCCGCGGAGAAAACAATCCAACCCCCAGCCGGTGAAGT TGGAGTTGGAGGACGGGGCGGTGGTGTGTGAGCCTGGCTGCCTGGTTCTGGAGAGCGACTTCCTGCTGAGCGGAGAGCTGGAGTTTGGAGACTCCGAGATCATGGGGCTGGATAGAGAGTCcg GTATGACGGTCTTCTCTCTGAGTGTGGAGGACGATCCTTCAGCACCAACAGACTCCACCTTCCCAGCTTTCCTCTCCTGTAAAGGATGTGGTCAACTTCTGGGAGACTCTCCTCTGGGAGCAGGTTTAGATCTAG GTGTGGGCCTGGACCTGGGGGCGGAGCTGTATTGTCTGACCTGTGAGGAAGGCCTCCAGCATGAAGCGTCAGTCGACTCCTCTCAGGTGGAGGAGGCCGACAGAACCATCAGCGGTGACTCCGACAGGAAGAGGAGAAGCGCAGGTAAGACAGACGGGGCAGGTGACATCCCTTCTAAGCTGTTCTCGTGCTCGCTGTGCCCCTTCACCTCGCGCTACTCCAACCACCTGAAGCGCCACATGAGGACCCACGACGGCGAGAAGCCGTACCGCTGCCCCGTCTGCCCCTACGCCTCGGCCCAGCTGGTCAACCTGCAGCGCCACGCCCGCACCCACACCGGGGAGAAGCCGTACCGCTGCCACCACTGCAGCTACGCCTGCAGCTCCCTCGGCAACCTGCGGAGGCACCAGCGCATGCACACGCAGGAGAGACcacagaggagggagaaggagaaacGACGAGGGAGGAGGAAAAAGGCAAACGCTGAAACTGAAGAAG TAGTGTCAGACCTGACCCTGCGAGTGTCCCAGGACTCAGGGTACCTCCAGACGTTGGGGGGCCTCGGCTCTCCCTCCGCCCCGCTCCCCGTCCTGCTCTTCCCCCTGTGCTGCCGGATGTGTGGCCTCACGCTGGAGGAGGCCGACCTGGAGGGGGACAAGGCCgagggggaggtggagggcGACGGAGGGCAG GTGTGTCGTCGTTGCTCGTTGGACCTGCTGTCCAAAGATGGCTGCGGGTCTCCCTGCAGCCCGGCCGTGTCTCGGGGACCCCGGCGGGGTCAGCGTGGTACCAAGCTGTACCGCTGCCCTGACTGCCCCTTCCTGTCCCACTACCCAAACCACCTGgcccgccacgcccacacccaCTCGGAGGAGAAACCACACCGCTGCCCGCACTGCCCCTACACCTCCTCGCACCTCGACAACCTCAAACGCCACCTGCGCGTGCACACGGGGGAGAAGCCCTACCAGTGCCCGTCGTGCAGCTACGCCTGCGGAAACCTTGCCAACCTGCGGCGACACGAGCGCATCCACTCGGGCGCCAAGCCGTTCCACTGCGGCGTCTGCGGCTACTCCTGCAACCAGAGCATGAACCTGAAGAGGCACATGCTGCGGCACACGGGAGAGAAGCCGTACGCCTGCGCCGAGTGCGACTACACCACGGGCCACTGGGACAACTACAAACGCCACCAGAGGAAACACGGGCACAACACGGACAGCTGGGACAAACACGCACCCATCAACGGCCTCAGCTGGGGCAAAGACACTCAGGAGAGCCAGAGTCAGGGACAGGAAcaat
- the LOC120554039 gene encoding moesin-like, translating into MEGEREAEKEEEQQQIVEKEMEGEGENEVDPANHLDGSDSYEEEKGSAAASQPNGDIYPTWPSHHKEPQTEGASLTQTASVTDPSLNLGEEETQSSEELERLETPSLTSSSGGHRAETTADDIRDITPELRTGCRLEQKQVSLMDAAAESSLTAGRESKELSLSPNSSSTGSPAMDVKEDKGEKEEGGKNNVNGEADAAEDTKKGSGKTSLYKTVSYRRIRRGNTRQRIDEFEAMMDS; encoded by the exons atggagggagaaagagaggcagagaaagaagaagaacaacaacagattgttgaaaaagagatggagggagaaggagagaatgAGGTAGATCCAGCCAACCATCTCGATGGATCAGATTCCTATGAAGAAGAGAAAGGCTCGGCCGCTGCCAGCCAGCCCAACGGGGACATTTATCCCACATGGCCGAGCCACCACAAAGAGCCGCAGACGGAGGGAGCTTCTCTGACACAAACCGCCTCCGTGACAGACCCGAGTCTGAATCTGGGCGAGGAGGAAACACAGAGTTCGGAGGAGCTGGAGCGACTTGAAACGCCGTCGCTGACATCCTCTTCTGGAGGACATCGAGCGGAAACAACAGCTGACGACATCCGAGATATTACACCTGAGCTACGGACAG GTTGCAGGCTGGAGCAGAAACAAGTGTCGTTGATGGATGCAGCTGCTGAGTCATCGTTAACGGCTGGACGAGAAAGCAAAGAGCTCAGTCTGTCCCCAAACTCATCCAGCACAGGAAGCCCTGCGATGGACGTGAAGGAGgacaaaggagagaaagaggaaggaggtAAAAACAATGTGAACGGCGAGGCAGACGCAGCGGAGGACACGAAGAAAGGCAGCGGCAAGACGTCATTGTACAAAACTGTGTCCTACAGAAGGATCCGTAGAGGAAACACCCGGCAGAGGATTGATGAGTTTGAGGCCATGATGGACTCATGA
- the LOC120554779 gene encoding vicilin-like seed storage protein At2g18540, translating to MASWWTSADSLDLEENSIVSRLIQAVGLFGDILSLEDTMLSEDNREEDNTDGTASGEEEGARQAGGRKVEDEVMMEEDREEEEKEKDGGEQQVEDWKDTNESKEEEDFQQGEKEKEGDKGAKDDGNVEVEKEKQVEVREEEDEGTEKVEEEEVEEKEVHGGDEEQDIKTEKKKGEVCERENKDETAEMMEKVKEVEDEKGEENVEKQEEKIDGRGEEMQVLEKEVEDKIEKENVEEKDEAKTQREQEEERREKEVDKETERQDEEEDREHRNVAGEEKNDFIKDGEEKEKEEEEVDEERKEQDGEIKEEVEKEEEMEDTGENEVEKEEEMEDTGEREVEKEKEMEDTGEREVEKEMEDTGENEKEKEMEDTREKEVEKEKEQKTR from the exons ATGGCGAGCTGGTGGACGTCTGCAGACAGCCTGGACCTGGAGGAAAACTCCATAGTGTCTCGGCTCATTCAGGCAGTCGGCCTGTTTGGAGATATTCTGTCTTTGGAGGACACGATGCTGTCTGAAGACAACAGAGAGGAGGACAACACTGACGGGACTGCttcaggggaggaggagggtgctCGACAAGCAGGAGGCAGAAAGGTAGAGGATGAAGTGATGatggaggaagacagagaggaggaggagaaggagaaggatggaggagagCAACAGGTTGAAGACTGGAAAGATACAAATGAGAGCAAAGAGGAAGAAGATTTTCAacaaggagaaaaagagaaagaaggcgATAAAGGTGCCAAAGATGATGGAAATGTTGAAGTAGAGAAAGAAAAGCAGGTAGAAGtaagagaagaggaggatgaagggaCAGAaaaggtggaggaggaagaggtggaAGAAAAAGAGGTACATGGAGGAGATGAAGAGCAAGATATTAAGActgaaaagaagaaaggagaggtttgtgagagagaaaacaaagatgAAACGGCAGAAATGATGGAGAAAGTAAAGGAGGTAGAGGACGAGAAAGGGGAGGAAAATGTAGAGAAGCAAGAAGAAAAGATAGATGGAAGAGGGGAAGAGATGCAGGTGTTAGAAAAAGAGGTAGAGGACaagatagaaaaagaaaatgtggagGAAAAGGATGAAGCAAAGACTCAAAGAGAGCAAGAGGAAGAACGAAGGGAGAAGGAGGTAGATaaagaaacagaaagacagGATGAAGAAGAGGATAGAGAACACAGAAATGTagcaggagaagaaaaaaatgactttatAAAAGacggagaagagaaagaaaaggaggaagaagaggtagatgaagaaagaaaagaacaagacggggagataaaggaagaa gtagagaaagaagaagagatggAGGATACAGGAGAAAATGAggtagagaaagaagaagagatggAGGATACAGGAGAAAGGGaggtagaaaaagaaaaagagatggaGGATACAGGAGAAAGGGAGGTAGAAAAAGAGATGGAGGATACAGGagaaaatgagaaagaaaaagagatggaGGACACAAGAGAAAAGGAggtagagaaagaaaaagaacag aaaacaagataG
- the dusp27 gene encoding serine/threonine/tyrosine-interacting-like protein 2, with product MASPSQSGEQSDQKVPDGEEEEEEERSVRGVQSHYLRCPSPSFSMASESRFSMISGSDAASIFMEPIHLSSAIAAKKIINEELPPRSVRAESVSESMLESAEQLMVEDLYNRVKDMIDDRSPYNTPCVLDIQRAMVQDRLEAASNPVDEVWPNIFIAEKSVAVNKARLKRMGITHILNAAHGTGVYTGETFYAGMNIQYMGIEVDDFPDADISLHFRPTAEFLDDALLTHKGKVLVVSMMGVSRAAVLVTSYLMIFQHMSIMEALTSMRKKRAINPNEGFLKQLRNLNENLMEERDDDDETLSQCSVIDAHARARIFGEDACDDDEDTDKEEEQSMIGVKAHSIMMEEEEDGESVMSSVASSAAAAALRSGLTGAQNGQDGQGPSRVQEEIVLPEQAGREDSDDEDGLDSMIREWQRRNEKYKDDDWWEAQLNSDAEDEESLAEGRVKQTKEGVDADVESVTSEDVRAVKERLKRRVRRPQSDAMSTSSCTSYSDLWKQRLREIEEQAAARYRKKEDDESSESTATEGGKKKIDDEVESILSDTSSMYNFCQKNKEKMTALERWRVKRIHFGWNKKDREDGEKSSVGDGDKGDGEGEAKTPSFQDVNLTAYQAWKMRQQKRLGEENTDEILEMSRGEDSATVKRRQRREEILERSKKNLEESQSICGWENESCVSGGTIPLSAFWAGAGVTGPPSVANDDNMSMLSGRSSVISSVSQARSLRSAQCVNPMTLVPPILPVPPVQGPGGEPMVNLASIQNWIANVVSETIKQKQSEMSLPPPSRAGSELSYGGATSLVSGRGLDDDKASLLSGASYSSALSQGRGRAASVLSAGGSSSAAGLAGRSSALGSTLGSTLGSKKNKITTTSVPLFSLFQDQVDMGKLDAMDKEMKSEMRGKMASYEKKKILEDNKRSTLYKKKKPKEDEDEEEERKKKEEEFLEETKKKSKPARTFGLSGCLNLNPALEKDKNTSIDDWLTSVRPPPRKLTSAADAGPSEDPYDDLDASASEFDFSSRRASYAVDDEEEETYGVASRYRSRLHEDVSSDDTCNGFPQSHSYSRAYGETDEGTESYHDLNTKRKYAHRSRYESSETEVTRSRREEVNNEEEEDDIATFIAQTRQRARARAAAEAEDDDDEVLAAWRVQQEAKSQSRGEP from the exons ATGGCGTCGCCCAGTCAGAGCGGGGAGCAGAGTGATCAGAAGGTTCctgatggagaggaggaggaggaagaggagaggagcgtCCGAGGAGTGCAGTCTCATTACCTGCGCTGCCCGTCGCCCAG CTTCTCAATGGCATCAGAGTCCAGGTTCTCCATGATCTCGGGCTCCGACGCTGCCAGCATCTTCATGGAGCCCATCCACCTCTCCTCCGCCATCGCCGCCAAGAAGATCATCAATGAGG AGCTGCCGCCTCGCAGCGTGCGGGCCGAGTCCGTCTCAGAGTCCATGCTGGAATCCGCCGAGCAGCTGATGGTGGAAGACCTCTACAACCGGGTAAAAGACATGATAGACGACCGCAGCCCCTACAACACCCCATGTGTGCTGGACATCCAGAGGGCCATGGTGCAGGACCGCCTGGAGGCTGCCAGCAACCCCGTGGACGAGGTGTGGCCCAACATCTTCATAGCCGAGAA ATCCGTTGCGGTCAACAAGGCTCGTCTGAAGCGAATGGGCATCACCCACATCCTCAACGCGGCCCACGGCACGGGGGTCTACACGGGCGAGACTTTCTACGCCGGCATGAACATCCAGTACATGGGCATCGAGGTGGACGACTTCCCCGACGCCGACATCTCGCTGCACTTCAGGCCCACCGCCGAGTTCCTGGACGATGCTCTGCTGACACACAAGG GAAAGGTTCTGGTGGTTTCCATGATGGGCGTCAGCCGCGCCGCTGTCCTGGTGACGTCCTACCTGATGATCTTCCAGCACATGAGCATAATGGAGGCGCTGACGTCCATGAGGAAGAAGCGCGCCATCAACCCCAACGAGGGCTTCCTGAAGCAGCTGAGAAATCTCAACGAGAACCTGATGGAGGAGCGCGACGATGACGACGAAACGCTCAGCCAGTGCTCCGTCATCGATGCACACGCACGCGCTCGCATCTTCGGCGAGGACGCGTGCGACGATGATGAGGATACTGAtaaagaggaagagcagagtATGATCGGGGTGAAAGCGCACTCCATcatgatggaggaggaggaggatggagaaAGCGTGATGAGCAGCGTCGCCTCCTCTGCGGCGGCTGCGGCGCTCCGGAGCGGATTGACGGGAGCGCAGAACGGGCAGGACGGCCAGGGCCCGAGCCGCGTTCAGGAAGAGATCGTACTACCTGAGCAGGCGGGCAGAGAGGACAGCGACGATGAGGACGGCCTCGACAGCATGATCCGCGAGTGGCAGAGGAGGAACGAGAAATACAAGGACGACGACTGGTGGGAGGCGCAGCTGAACAGCGACGCCGAGGATGAGGAATCTCTGGCAGAGGGCCGAGTAAAGCAGACGAAGGAAGGCGTAGACGCCGACGTGGAGAGCGTGACCAGCGAGGACGTACGAGCTGTGAAAGAGCGGTTGAAGCGTCGCGTCAGACGTCCACAGTCAGACGCCATGTCCACCTCCAGCTGCACAAGTTACTCCGACCTCTGGAAGCAGCGGCTGAGGGAAATCGAGGAACAAGCCGCCGCTCGCTACCGCAAGAAGGAGGACGACGAAAGCAGCGAGAGCACCGCCACCGAAGGCGGGAAGAAGAAGATCGATGACGAGGTGGAGAGCATCCTCTCCGACACCAGCTCCATGTACAACTTCTGCCAGAAGAACAAGGAGAAGATGACGGCTCTGGAGCGCTGGCGCGTCAAGAGGATCCACTTTGGCTGGAACAAGAAAGATCGAGAGGACGGCGAGAAGAGCTCCGTAGGAGATGGAGACAAAGGGGACGGCGAAGGAGAAGCCAAGACGCCATCCTTCCAAGATGTCAACCTGACAGCGTACCAGGCGTGGAAGATGAGGCAGCAGAAGCGCCTCGGCGAGGAGAACACGGACGAGATCTTGGAGATGAGTCGGGGCGAGGACTCTGCGACGGTCAAGCGGAGGCAAAGACGCGAGGAGATCCTGGAGCGCTCGAAGAAGAACTTAGAAGAGAGTCAGTCCATATGTGGCTGGGAGAACGAGAGCTGCGTCAGTGGCGGTACGATCCCTCTCTCCGCCTTCTGGGCCGGCGCCGGCGTCACAGGCCCGCCAAGCGTCGCCAACGATGACAACATGTCCATGCTGAGCGGCAGGTCGTCTGTTATATCCTCAGTTTCTCAGGCTCGCAGCTTGAGATCAGCGCAGTGTGTGAACCCCATGACACTGGTTCCTCCGATCCTCCCAGTTCCTCCTGTGCAGGGCCCCGGAGGGGAACCCATGGTCAATCTGGCCAGCATTCAAAACTGGATCGCTAATGTCGTCTCTGAAACCATCAAGCAGAAGCAAAGCGAGATGAGCCTGCCTCCTCCGTCACGCGCTGGATCGGAGCTTAGCTATGGCGGTGCGACGAGCCTGGTGTCAGGCCGAGGCCTGGACGATGACAAAGCGTCCTTGTTGAGCGGTGCTTCCTATTCCAGCGCTCTGTCACAGGGGCGAGGCAGGGCAGCGTCAGTCCTCTCAGCTGGCGGGTCGAGCAGCGCCGCTGGTCTCGCTGGAAGAAGCTCTGCTCTGGGATCCACGCTCGGCTCCACTCTGGGCTCCAAGAAAAACAAGATCACCACCACCAGCGTGCCTCTGTTCAGCCTCTTCCAGGACCAGGTGGACATGGGAAAACTGGACGCCATGGACAAGGAGATGAAGTCCGAGATGAGGGGCAAGATGGCCTCCTACGAAAAGAAGAAGATCCTGGAGGACAACAAGCGCAGCACGCTCtacaagaaaaagaaaccaAAGGAGGAcgaagacgaggaggaggagaggaagaagaaggaggaggagtttcttgaggaaacaaagaaaaagtcGAAACCTGCGAGGACTTTCGGCCTTTCTGGGTGCCTGAATCTCAACCCTGCGCTGGAGAAGGATAAGAACACCAGCATCGACGACTGGCTGACGAGCGTTCGGCCTCCCCCGAGGAAGCTGACCTCGGCAGCCGACGCCGGGCCATCGGAGGATCCCTACGACGACCTCGATGCCTCCGCTTCAGAATTTGACTTCTCGAGCCGCAGGGCGTCCTATGCTGTCGACGACGAAGAGGAGGAAACGTATGGCGTCGCCTCCAGATACAGGTCAAGGTTACACGAGGATGTGTCAAGTGACGACACGTGCAACGGTTTCCCGCAGTCCCACAGCTACAGCCGGGCGTACGGCGAGACCGACGAGGGGACGGAGAGCTACCACGACCTCAACACAAAGAGGAAGTACGCTCACCGCTCGCGATACGAAAGCAGCGAGACGGAAGTGACGAGGAGTAGGAGGGAGGAAGtcaacaacgaggaggaggaggacgacatCGCCACCTTCATCGCCCAGACCAGGCAGAGGGCCAGAGCTCGGGCCGCCGCCGAGGCCGAAGACGACGACGACGAGGTGCTCGCCGCTTGGAGGGTGCAGCAGGAAGCCAAATCACAGAGCAGAGGTGAACCTTAG